A single region of the Devosia sp. FJ2-5-3 genome encodes:
- a CDS encoding GNAT family N-acetyltransferase: MAPEVWNALVPGTDGVPNSPFLDHAFFRALEESGCATALTGWQPQHIVITDASKRAVGLLPLFLKSHSMGEYVFDHGWANALERAGGKYYPKLQGSVPFTPATAPKLLVPSGDIGIKAALLQTAQDLASQRKASSVHLTFLPEDEAQLTNVEGWLPRVDTQFHWHNQGFADFEQFLATLSSRKRKVIRRERRDALADGLTVKWLSGSDITEAHWDAFFDFYEDTGARKWGRPYLNRNFFSLLGQYMADRVVLMLAYDGATPIAGAINFRGHDRLYGRNWGATRDVPFLHFEVCYYQAIDYAIAHGLAVVEAGAQGEHKLARGYTPVTTHSAHWIAHPGLRQAVASYLEEERPAIAREQAILEGYTPYRRGDRIE, translated from the coding sequence ATAGCGCCGGAGGTCTGGAACGCCCTCGTCCCGGGCACCGATGGTGTTCCCAATAGCCCCTTTCTCGATCACGCCTTTTTCCGCGCCCTGGAAGAATCGGGCTGCGCCACGGCCCTCACCGGCTGGCAGCCGCAACACATCGTCATCACCGATGCTTCCAAGCGCGCCGTCGGGCTGCTTCCGCTCTTTCTAAAATCCCATTCCATGGGCGAATATGTCTTCGACCACGGTTGGGCCAATGCCCTCGAACGTGCAGGCGGCAAGTATTATCCCAAGCTCCAGGGCTCCGTGCCGTTTACCCCCGCCACGGCACCCAAGCTTCTCGTGCCCTCCGGGGATATCGGGATAAAGGCAGCGCTGCTCCAGACCGCGCAGGATCTGGCAAGCCAGCGCAAGGCCTCGTCGGTGCATCTGACATTCCTGCCCGAAGACGAAGCTCAATTGACCAATGTGGAGGGCTGGCTGCCGCGCGTCGACACTCAGTTTCACTGGCACAATCAGGGTTTTGCCGATTTCGAGCAGTTTCTCGCCACGCTCTCGTCCCGCAAACGCAAAGTGATCCGGCGCGAACGTCGCGACGCCCTGGCGGATGGCTTGACGGTAAAATGGCTGAGCGGCTCCGACATCACCGAGGCCCATTGGGACGCGTTCTTCGATTTTTACGAGGACACCGGCGCACGCAAATGGGGCCGCCCATACCTCAACCGCAACTTCTTTTCTCTCCTGGGCCAATACATGGCCGACCGGGTCGTGCTCATGCTCGCCTATGACGGCGCCACACCGATTGCCGGCGCCATCAATTTTCGCGGCCACGATCGTCTCTACGGTCGCAATTGGGGCGCAACGCGCGACGTGCCGTTCCTCCACTTCGAGGTCTGCTATTATCAGGCCATCGACTATGCCATTGCCCACGGCCTGGCTGTCGTCGAGGCGGGGGCCCAAGGGGAGCACAAGCTGGCCAGGGGCTACACGCCGGTCACCACGCATTCGGCACACTGGATCGCGCATCCTGGTTTGCGCCAGGCAGTGGCCTCCTATCTCGAGGAAGAACGGCCCGCTATCGCCCGAGAGCAGGCAATCCTTGAGGGCTACACACCCTATCGCCGCGGCGATCGTATCGAGTGA